Genomic segment of Thiomonas sp. FB-Cd:
CCGCACATGGCATCGAGTGAGGCACATTAGGCGATGCCCGTCAACATTCTGAATCTTCCCGCCTACAAGATTCTGCGGGTCGAGGAAACCGAACACGATTACCACATCCGCACCGAGCTTGCGCAGTCACCCACGCGCTGCCCGGCCTGCGGCCACGCTCGACTCCAGCGCTACGGGCGCAATGAGCAGGTCGTCCGCGACCTGTCGATCCACGGCAAGCGTGTCGGTATTTACGTGGATACCCAGCGTTGGCGCTGCCAGGCGTGCGGAAAGACGTTCATGGAGCCGCTGCCGGCTGTCAACGCCAAGCGGGAGATGACCGACCGTCTGGTGGCCTGGATCGGCCAGCAGAGCCTGCGCCGCACCTTCACCAGCATCGCCGAGGACATCGGCCTCGACGAGAAGACGGTTCGGAACATCTTCCGCGACTACGTGAACGAGATGGAGGAGACAGTCCGGTTCGAGACGCCAGCCTGGATGGGCATCGACGAGATCCATCTCATCCGGCCGCGCTGCGTGATCTCGAACATCCGCAGCAACACCGTCGTCAACCTGCTCCCGAACCGGAACAAGGACACGGTGGTCCACTACCTCTCGCACCTCGACGGCCGGCACCAGGTGCAGACCGTGGCCATGGACATGTGGACGCCCTACCGCGAGGCGGTGCAGTCGGTCATGCCCGACGCTCGCATCGTCATCGACAAGTTCCACGTTGTGCGCATGGCCAACGACGCCGTGGAGAAGGTTAGGAAGTCACTGCGCGAATCGCTGACCCCGAAGCAGCGCCGTGGGTTGATGCACGATCGCTTCGTGCTGCTCAAGCGCGAGCGTGACCTGAACGACAAGGAACGGCTGCTGCTCTCGGGATGGGCGGCGAACTATTCCGAGCTGGGCGAGGCGTACAGGCTCAAGGAGGCGTTCTACGGGGTCTATGAGGGCATGGGGACGCTCGACCAGGCGTTGGCTCGCTACTCGGCCTGGCATCGCTCGGTGAGCCCAGAAGTCCGCGATGCCTTCGCCGACCTGATCCGGGCGTTCACCAACTGGCAGCCGCAGATCCTCGCTTACTTCGAGCACCCGGTCACCAACGCCTATACCGAGAGCCTGAACAGCCTCATCCGGGTCATGAACCGCCTGGGCCGCGGCTACAGCTTCGAGGCCCTACGGGCGAAGATCCTCTTCACCGAAGGCGTCCAGCGCAAGACCCAGCCGAAGTTCCGGCGCCGCGAGGCCGAGCCGAGCTTCGGCTACGCCGCATTCGAGATGGTTGGTCGGACATCGTTCGGGCAGGATCAACACGAGATGGTCGAAGCCGCGAAGAACTACGGCGCCGACATTTCAACGCTGACCCGGCTGATCGAAGAAGGCAAGCTCTGAGCCCTCCTACACAGCCAAATCCGGATACCCGTTTAAATCTGGTGTTTATGACGCTAATTGCTCAGAACGCCTAGGCTGATGTGCCGACGCTAGCGCGACCACAACGCTCCTGTCAGCCCCCGCAAAACCGCCAATCCTCGACGGACTCTATTTTGCTCCGACGGACTTTATTCCTTTCGATCAAAGCTTGATCTACAGGAATAGAGCCTGTCGGGGCTCTCCCTCTGAGGGCGTACACGTTTAGAACGTGACTCTACCCTGTCGGGGCACACTCTTGGGTCAAACTCCAGTGGTTTTTTCCATCGAGTGTCGAACAGCAGGTGGCGAGCCTTGGATACGCCGCGTCGTTGCGCATGGTCATGATCAGCCATCGTGCCATTTATGAGGCTCCGGTCGCATCTCCTGCCGCCTGCGCCATCGCTCGGGTGTCGAGGCAACGGGCGATACCAACGTACGTACCGATGCGCGCCCACTCCTCCGGCTCGGCGCCGTAAACGTAATCTGGCAGTTGCAGCATGTGGGCTCGCGCCTCCGCATTGGCAACGATCAGGCGGGTAAAAGCCTCTACGCGCGAAGCGTGGGCGAACAATTCGGCCACCAGACCTTGCGGCATTTCGGCCAGTTCCGCATCGCTGAACCAGACCCGAGGATCCGTGGGTGACAAAAGTCCTCTACCTGAGTGCAACAACTGCCA
This window contains:
- a CDS encoding ISL3 family transposase → MPVNILNLPAYKILRVEETEHDYHIRTELAQSPTRCPACGHARLQRYGRNEQVVRDLSIHGKRVGIYVDTQRWRCQACGKTFMEPLPAVNAKREMTDRLVAWIGQQSLRRTFTSIAEDIGLDEKTVRNIFRDYVNEMEETVRFETPAWMGIDEIHLIRPRCVISNIRSNTVVNLLPNRNKDTVVHYLSHLDGRHQVQTVAMDMWTPYREAVQSVMPDARIVIDKFHVVRMANDAVEKVRKSLRESLTPKQRRGLMHDRFVLLKRERDLNDKERLLLSGWAANYSELGEAYRLKEAFYGVYEGMGTLDQALARYSAWHRSVSPEVRDAFADLIRAFTNWQPQILAYFEHPVTNAYTESLNSLIRVMNRLGRGYSFEALRAKILFTEGVQRKTQPKFRRREAEPSFGYAAFEMVGRTSFGQDQHEMVEAAKNYGADISTLTRLIEEGKL